The Pseudorasbora parva isolate DD20220531a chromosome 19, ASM2467924v1, whole genome shotgun sequence genomic sequence GTATCACCTTTGTATACTTATTGTATATTGTATACTTGATATTTTAGTGTTGATGCTGCCAGAGAGGACGGATCACTAGGGAGACTGGTAAATGACGATGAAGTGAACCCAAACAGCAAAATGAAAGTTACAAGAGTGGATGGAAGACCCCATCTGTGTTTATTTGCACTCAGAGATATTGGTACAGGGGAAGAAATCACTTATAATTATGGTGATTCCGACTGGCCATGGAGAAGCAAGGTAGTCAGAAATAACAGCATAGAGTGCTTAAGAGAGCAGATTTTGCAAGATGAGACTTAATCAGACTTGACTTCAACTTGTTAGAAAATGTTAGAAACTATGACAAGTAAATAGATTTCTGTTGACCTTACCTTTATGAATATAAACTAATATGAGATATATTTTGAAGTGTCTAAACACACAGGTCCTGTGTAATCCTCACCATGTGAGGTTCAGACATTAGCAGGTCTGTTAGTTTTGTGTATTAGAAACAAACCCTCATTGAGTGTTCATCTCTTCATTTTAGACTTCCAAAGAGATGCCGTGTCAGGCTGCTGACATGGACAAAAGCGGTTCCTTTGCAGACATCATACCAGAGGTAATTTTGATCTCCAATGACTTTACTGTAGAAGTATGAACTCATGAGATGGATGTGAAGTAGTTTTGAGACACACAGGTCCTGTGTAATCCTCACCATGTGAGGTTCAGACATTAGCAGGTCTGTTAGTTTGTGTGTATTAGAAACAAACCCTCATTGAGTGTTCATCTCTTCATTTTAGACTTCCAAAGAGATGCCGTGTCAGGCTGCTGACGTGTACAAATGCGGTTCCTTTGCAGACATCATACCAGAGGTAATTTTGATCTCCAATGACTTGACTGTAGAAGTATGAACTCATGAGAAGGATGTGAAGTAGTTTTGAGACACATAGGTCCTGTGTAATCCTCACCATGTGAGGTTCAGACATTAGCAGGTCTGTTAGTTTGTGTGTATTAGAAACAAACTCATTGAGTGTTCATCTCTTCATTTTAGACTTCCAAAGAGATGCCATGTCAGGCTGCTGACATGGACAAAAGCGGTTCCTTTGCAAACATCATACCAGAGGTAATTTTGATCTCCAATGACTTTACTGTAGAAGTATGAACTCATGAGAAGGATGTGAAGTAGTTTTGAGATACACAGGTCCTGTGTAATCCTCACCATGTGAGGTTCAGACATTAGCAGGTCTGTTAGTTTGTGTGTATTAGAAACAAACTCTCATTGAGTGTTCATCTCTTCATTTTAGACTTCCGAAGAGATGCCGTGTCAGGCTGCTGACATGGACAAAAGCGGTTCCTTTGCAAACATCATACCAGAGGTAATTTTGATCTCCAATGACTTTACTGTAGAAGTATGAACTTATGAGAAGGATGTGAAGTAGTTTTGAGACACATAGGTCCTGTGTAATCCTCACCATGTGAGGTTCAGACATTAGCAGGTCTGTTAGTTTGTGTGTATTAGAAACAAACTCTCATTGAGTGTTCATCTCTTCATTTTAGACTTCCAAAGAGATGCCGTGTCAGGCTGCTGACGTGTACAAAAGCGGTTCCTTTGCAGACATCATACCAGAGGTAATTTTGATCTCCAATGACTTGACTGTAGAAGTATGAACTCATGAGAAGGATGTGAAGTAGTTTTGAGACACACAGGTCCTGTGTAATCCTCACCATGTGAGGTTCAGACATTAGCAGGTCTGTTAGTTTGTGTGTATTAGAAACAAACTCATTGAGTGTTCATCTCTTCATTTTAGACTTCCAAAGAGATGCCGTGTCAGGCTGCTGACATGGACAAAAGCGGTTCCTTTGCAGACATCATACCAGAGGTAATTTTGATCTCCAATGACTTTACTGTAGAAGTATGAACTCATGAGATGGATGTGAAGTAGTTTTGAGATACACAGGTCCTGTGTAATCCTCACCATGTGAGGTTCAGACATTAGCAGGTCTGTTAGTTTGTGTGTATTAGAAACAAACTCTCATTGAGTGTTCATCTCTTCATTTTAGACTTCCAAAGAGATGCCGTGTCAGGCTGCTGACATGGACAAAAGCGGTTCCTTTGCAGACATCATACCAGAGGTAATTTTGATCTCCAATGACTTGACTGTAGAAGTATGAACTCATGAGAAGGATGTGAAGTAGTTTTGAGACGCACAGGTCCTGTGTAATCCTCACCATGTGAGGTTCAGACATTAGCAGGTCTGTTAGTTTGTGTGTATTAGAAACAAACTCATTGAGTGTTCATCTCTTCATTTTAGACTTCCGAAGAGATGTCATGTCAGGCTGCTGACATGGACAAATGCGGTTCCTTTGCAGACATCATACCAGAGGTAATTTTGATCTCCAATGACTTTACTGTAGAAGTATGAACTTATGAGAAGGATGTGAAGTAGTTTTGAGATACACAGGTCCTGTGTAATCCTCACCATGTGAGGTTCAGACATTAGCAGGTCTGTTAGTTTGTGTGTATTAGAAACAAACTCATTGAGTGTTCATCTCTTCATTTTAGACTTCCGAAGAGATGTCATGTCAGGCTGCTGACATGGACAAATGCGGTTCCTTTGCAGACATCATACCAGAGGTAATTTTGATCTCCAATGACTTTACTGTAGAAGTATGAACTTATG encodes the following:
- the LOC137047439 gene encoding uncharacterized protein, translated to MAATRPKRAKRNPKQDASYYCSLGEDKEGFDVKYINSFKGRGVFSCRPFEKRDFLIEYRGEVISKKEQENRVKLYHDALKVFMFDFQFNGQQLCVDAAREDGSLGRLVNDDEVNPNSKMKVTRVDGRPHLCLFALRDIGTGEEITYNYGDSDWPWRSKTSKEMPCQAADMDKSGSFADIIPETSEEMPCQAADMDKSGSFANIIPETSKEMPCQAADMDKSGSFADIIPETSKEMPCQAADMDKSGSFADIIPETSEEMSCQAADMDKCGSFADIIPETSEEMSCQAADMDKCGSFADIIPETSKEMPCQAADMDKCGSFADIIPETSKEMPCQAADVYKSGSFADIIPEVILISNDFTVEV